GGAATAAATCAGACACATGTTCATGGATAATTGCCGATAACATCACATGATGTTCTTTTCCACCTGTTAATTCGTCTGGTAGGCGTACAACGCGAGGTAATGAACGTGGCGCAGGTACGACAGCCAAATCAATTTGACGACCAAAAGCATCTTTACCTTCAAGCGTAATAATGAAGTTCAAGCTTTTATTAACAAGTCGAGGAAACGGATGTGCTGGATCTAAGCTAATTGGTGTTAATACAGGTGCAACTTGTTCCTGAAAATATTTTTTCACCCAAGCAGATTGCGCTGGAGTTAACTCACCACGACGTAGGAAGCAAATATCCTCTTCACGTAACTTAGGTAAGATTTCCTCATTTAAAATTCGATATTGACGCTCAATCGCAGCATGAGCAGTTTCAGAGATTTTTTGTAAAACCTGTCTTGGGGTAAGGCCATCAGGGCTACGACTTTCATTGCCTAGAGAAAATTGTTCCATCACTCCCGCAACACGAATTTCAAAGAACTCATCGAGATTACGCGAAAAAATGAGCAAGAAATTCATTCGCTCAAGTAATGGATGTAAAGGGTCTACCGCTTGCTCCAATACACGCAAATGGAAGTCAAGAATAGACAATTCACGATTTATATAACGGTCATTATAACTGTATTCTATTGGGTTCGTTGTTGCTGTAATCGCTGTATTCATGTCTAACTCTATTCTCTATCCAGCCAAAATCTCTGTAAACCAGTATGCTGCAAAAATATGACAATTTGGTAAAAACTAAAAAATTTACACATCTTTAAAACAGCTTTATTCAGGAATCTGGGTGCTATTCATATAACGTAAAATAACGCGTTTTCTATATTGTAGTTTATGATCGTTACGGTGATCTTGATAATATTTCGGATCAGGCAATAACGCAGCTAAGAAAGCAGCTTGTTCACGCGTTAAGCTTTTAGCACTTTTACCATAATAATGATGAGCGGCTGCTTCAACACCGTACAAATTCTTACCGAATTCAACAGAGTTCATATACACTTCAAGAATTCGGCGTTTTGACCACATCCGCTCCATCATCCAAGTCGCGACCGTTTCTTGGCCTTTACGAATAAATGAACGTTTGTTGTATAAAAACAAGTTCTTTGCAAGCTGTTGAGACACGGTAGAACCACCCGCAACTACTTCACCCTCTTCATTATTTCGCTCGAGGGCAAAACGAATGCCTTGCCAATCAAAGCCATGATGATGGATAAATTTTGCATCTTCGCCTGCTAAAATCGCATGTTTAAAATTATCGCTAATATCATCATAATCCAACCACTGATGGACAATTGGCTCTGATGTATCAGACCAATAATCAATTCGCATGAACATGGTCGTATCCACTTCATGTGTCCGCCACCAAACCAAACTCGAAAAAATCCAAAGTTGAATAAGGAGAATCGCCCCAATAAAAATTAACAACACGCGAACAATAAAAGCTTTCATGTTCGTCCTGATCTCCTGTATTCAACTTTTTTCATGTTAAGCTGTAAAGCATGTTCATATATAACAAAAGCATAGCATGACTCAATATCAGCCTCCGCACATTAATCGTAAACTCAATGTACAAACTTGGTGGCTGACCGCCCTGCTCATCGCAATCAATGTAGGTTTGTTTGTCTGGCAAATTCTATCTGGAGTCGATATTAGTGACCCAGCCATGAAAGATGCTATTCATTGGGGAGCTGATTTTACACCACTTACTTTTTCTGGGCAGCCTGAACGTCTATTTACCAGCATGTTTTTTCATTTTGGTCTAGTCCATCTCATGCTCAACATGTGGGCCTTATATATTTTCGGTAATGTTGCCGAGTCACTATTTGGTCGCTTCTATTTTGTAGGCATGTATTTACTTGCTGGCTTATTTGGTAGCCTTTTAAGTAGTTATATGACCATTCAAAATGGACATGAATTACTGCAACATTTTGACCAGAGCTTACTTCCTCATGTCAGTGCAGGTGCTTCAGGCGCCGTAATGGGATTAGGGGCTGCGTTAACAGTACTTTCCTTATTTCCACCACTTCCACATCAAGCCTACATACTCGATAAAAAAGCATTAATAATGATTATGGCAATCAACCTTATTTTTGGTTTTGTCGCAACTGGTATTAATAATGCCGCACATATTGGCGGCATGGTTATTGGGGCATTTCTTGCACTGATGTGGTACTTAAGCTACGTCAGTAAGTTTAAAAGTGTGCTCAAGATTTTAGGCTTATTAGGCGCAGTAATCATTACGGGTGGTTTTTATATGTACTGTGTACAACTCAACTCACCTTTACTTCCGTTATGGCATGAAATCATCATCCAAAATCCTGGAATTATCCCTTAAGTTACAGCTGATTTAATTCTCTTAAGCTTTGTAAAGGTGGTAAGTTGCAAAGATAACCGAGTCGATAACGACCTATCAACGCACAAATCAGCATCATGCCAAGAGGTAAAATCAGCCATATTTCAAAATGCCACTGTATTGCCATATTCATTTTATAACTGGCAATCGCACTAATCACTTCCGCAAAACAGCAGGCAATTATGCCTGCTAACAGACCAAGAAACCCAATCTCAAAACTAAGCATTTGCTTCATTTTATTTTTAGATAAACCAAATGAGCGTAACAAAGCAACCTCACGGCGTCGCTCATCCATTAATAGGTTTAAACATGCAATCAGTACCAATACGCCTGAAAAACCTACCAACGCTGCCAGTACAGTCACTATTTTGACCAAGACATTCATTAAGCGTTTTACTTCATCCAAGATTCGATCCACATCAATAAATACTGTATTTGAAAATTGCTGAATAATATTGATCATTTTTGGTTGGTCTTGCTTAGGTACATAAAAACTGCCTAAATAACTTCCAGCATTTTCATCTAAAGTTTTAGGAGAAAAAATAAAGAAAAAGTTAGGGCTAAAGCTTTCCCACTCTACACTCCGAAAATTCACAACTTTGGCTTGTAATGTACCTTCGGGCAGGCTAAAGGTCAGCTTGTCTCCAATTTGGATTCCTAAACTTTCGGCAGTTTTACTTTCGACTGAAACTTGTCCCACGCCATTAAACTGAGCTTGTCCTTTTGTAATTGCGTTGTCATTCGGTAATTGATTTGATTGCGTTAAATTCAATTCACGGCGCAAAGAGTTATTTTGTTTAATGGCTTCTTCTGAAAAAGGTACATCATTCTTTGCTACCAGTCGGCCTCGGATATTTGGATATAGCGGCGTGCTTTGCCAACCATGTAGCTTTAATTGCTGCTCAAAAGGTTTTAAATCGAATGGAGGTAAACCATATACAAATTGATTCGGGGTTCCTTCAGGAAGCTGTTGCTGCCAACGCTGTAATAAATCTGTTCTTAATACGCTTAATACAGTAATGAGGCTTAAGCCTAAAGCCAGTGCAGTAATTTGTAAGGCACTTTGTGAGGGTGAACGAATATAAAAAGACAAACGATTTTTCATCTTTTTTAAACTACGAAGCACGAGCCAAACAACGGTATACAACAAAATACAAAGCACGATAATCGCAGCCAAAACCATAATGCTGAGCATCAAGTTTTCACTCAACACCAAACTAAAAACAATCAGGCTGCTAATGCCAGCAAAAAACATAAAGAATAATGATTTTCGAGATTTGACTTCTTCGCGAATCACCCGAATTGGAGGTGTATTTAAAAGCTCCCAAATGCTTGGCAAAATAAAACCGAGCAGCACAATCACACTCGTAAAAATAGCGATTGGTAAAGGACCAAGTAAAAGTGGTATTAGCGAAAAACTTAACTCTAATTGAGGAATCAATTGCAGCATAAGTTGCAGCAGTCCATACCCCATGACTAAACCTAATAGGCTGCCCATCACAATTGAAATCGCACTGACAATACAAAGCAATCCAATATAGGCCCATAAAATTTGGAACTTACTAGCGCCTAAGCATCTAAGAAGTGCAATATGATCTTGGTTTTGCTGAACATATCTTTGACTCGTTAAAGCGATGGCAATTCCACACAACAAAATCGTTAAAATATTGGCTAATTGCAAAAAGGTATCTAGGTTTTCAAGCGGGCGTAATAACCGACTATTTGATTCACTCGCATCACGTAAACGTAGACCCGCCGCTTCATCTGTTTCTTTAGAAGGTTGATGCTGTTGCTTAAATTGCTTACTAAAGCTCTGAATTTGTTCAGGTTGACCAGACATTAACAGTCGATAATCGATTCTACTGCCCGTTTGAATTGCATGCGTTTTAGCAATATCAGCTTGATGAATAATCACAGTAGGTGAAAAGCCTGAAAAACCGAGCTCTTGATTTGAATCACGCACAATCACGCCGCTAAAACGGAAGGTACCGTCAGCAATAGAAACAATATCTCCTCTTTTTACTTTTAATAAGTCCGCAGCTCTTTGACTTAGCCAGACTTCACCAGATTGAATCGCTTGAGTTTTTGGCGCAATTTCAAGCTGTCCTCTGAGTGGAAATGCAGGTTCTATCGCTTTTACATTGACCATAACAAACTGATCTTGTGTATGAGCCATAGAACTAAATAGAGTGACATTGGTTTGCTTTAAACCAAGCTGCTCTGCTCTTTGTTTCCATGGCTGTTCGATAGGCTCGTTATTCGACAGAACTAAATCAGCACCTAACATTTGCGAAGCTTGCAGACTGACTGCATTTTTAACTTGGTCATTACTAAATTTCAGGGCTGTGGTTGCGCTAATCGCAAGCGATAAAGCAATAATGAGTAAATATAATCCACCCGTACGAAAACTTTGTAGCAAAAGTGGTTTTAGAAGATTACGCATAATTTAACCACCCTGTACTGTCTTTAGTCGGCCATCATCTAACTCAACATGGCGCTGACAAAGAGCAGCCAAATTACGATCATGGGTCACTAAAATCAGAGTCGTACCTAACTCTCGGTTTAAATCAAAGAGCAAACTTTCAATTTCTTGTGCTGTCTGACCATCTAAGTTTCCGGTAGGTTCATCCGCAAAAATAATTTGTGGTTCTGCAATAAGAGCTCGTGCAATCGCCACGCGTTGTTGCTCCCCTCCAGATAAGACTTTAGGCGTTTGTTCAACCTGACGACTAAGACCTACTCGATGCAACCAATCTAAAGCTTTTTTCTCGGCGGTTTTATAATCAAAATCTTTACGTAATCGTAAAGGCAACATCACATTTTCAAGCGCACTCAACTGAGGTAAAAGTTGAAAAGACTGAAATACGAAACCAATATGCTGCATTCTGATTTGGGCACGTTGTTCCTCTGTTAATTGATGAACAGCTTGACCACACAGCCAAACTTCACCTTCAGAGGGTTGATCTAAAGTTGCCAAAATTCCCAATAATGTTGATTTACCTGAACCAGAACGCCCAGTAATTGCCACCTGTTCCCCTTCAAAAATCTCTAAATCGATATCTTTTAAAATCGTAAACTGATTTTGGTTAATCTGAATAGTTTGTGTAACTTGATGGGCAGCAATGATGGGTTGTGGCATGATGTAAAAAGTCCTATGTATTCAGAATCAGGGTCGAAGTACAAATGTATAAATCTTTTTTGATTGGTTCTAAAAGCATCATGCTCATCTCATTAAGTATGCTGCCTATGCTTGTATCGGCGAAAACTATTTTAATTTTAGGAGATAGTATTAGTGCCGGTTACGGAATTGATCCCAAACAAGGTTGGGTACAATTACTGCAAAAACGCTTAGACCAACAGTATCCCAAACAACACAAAGTGGTCAATGCAAGTGTTAGTGGAGAAACAACCAGCGGCGCTTTAGCCCGATTACCTAAGCTATTACAGACTTATAAGCCCAATGTGGTCGTGATTGAATTAGGCGGAAATGATGGCTTACGTGGTCAACCACCTCAAATGATTCAAAAAAATCTTGATCAGCTCATTCAGTTAAGTCAGAAACAAAAAGCCCAAGTTATTCTTTTTGGCATGAAAATTCCGCCAAATTATGGGGCTGCGTATAGCAAAGCTTTTGAAAATAACTATAAAGTTGTCAGCCAAAAATATCAGGTGAAATTACTACCATTTTTTCTTGATGGAGTCGCAGGTCAAAAACAGCTTATGCAAAATGACTTGATTCATCCAAATGCTCAAGCACAATCAAAATTACTTAATTTAGCTTATCCATATATAAAAGGTGCCCTGTAGGCACCTTTTAGTTTTAAGCATTATTATTAATATAATCAGAAATCAAAGAAGGTTACTTCACCAGTTTCTAGCGAATATTCTGCACCAACAACAATCAACTCACCTTTCGCAATCAGGCTCTCTAACACAGCCGAACCATGACGTAATTGATTGACCGAAGCAAAAACGTTTGAACGTACCGCATGACATGAAAGTTTTTTCAAATCATTTTTTAAATCAGTCTGCATTAAAATTTCAACTGACGGACGAACACGGTTCACAATCGACATTAAGTTAGATGATGGCGGGTGATCAGGATTCATTAACGTATCAATTGTCGCCTGAATAGCGCCACAATGACTATGTCCTAATACAACAACAACTGGACAGTCATAGCGTTCTGCCGCGAACTCAACACTACCAACTTGTGATGGAGCAACCACATTACCAGCAACACGGATTACGAATAAGTCACCAAGACCTTGATCAAATACCATTTCTGCTGGAACACGTGAATCTGAACAACCTAATACAATCGCAAACGGATTTTGATCCTTTGCCATTTCAGCGCGTTCATGATGCGATAAGGTTTTTGCAAGGGAACTATTTCCATTTACAAATCGTTGATTACCAGCTTTCAGACGATCTAAAACTTCTTGCGCGGTAGGCATTTTATATTTCCATTGTTTTTTCAAGGTTGGAAATCATTTTAATGTGTCAAAATTTGAATGTCACTGACAAAAAATTAAATCCTTTTCCAGGAAAAAATTTAAAAATACGATCTCTATTTGAATGTAATGTTTATCGCAAATTCCTTACTGTTTAGCGAAAAAATAGACATACATTGGTTCTCGGATTGACTATAATTTTTCTCCTTTTGATCATTTGGCAAATGACTCATTGGCAAAGTTTTTCAATAATTTTCAAACTCGCTTATGCCTCAAGGATGAAATCTTATGACGACGCTGTTTGTATCAACCAAAACGACCATAAAGAAAACAGCTATAGTACTTGCCTTGGCTTGTAGCCTTACAACAATAACAGGTGTTTTTCAGACGCAAGCAGCTGATACCATAGATATAAACTTTCAGAATATTTTACAGCAAGAGCGCAGTTGGGCAGGTTTACAAAGTAAAAGTTTAAAAGTTGGCGAGGTGACATGGTCATATAGTGAAGATGGTTCTACGGCTAAACCGACATTGCTTCTTATTCATGGATTAGGAGGGAGTCGTGATAACTGGAACCGAGTTGCACGTTATCTCACAGCAAATTACCACGTTATTATTCCAGACTTACCTGGTAGTGGTGAAACCTTAGTTGCACAGGATTTCGACTACTCAGTACCTAATCTTGCCGAAAAGTTACGTCGATTTGTTGAAGCTGCAAATTTAAAAGGCCCAATTCACATTGCTGGCCACTCACTTGGTGGTTCAATTGCCCTACTCTATGCTGGACAATATCCTTTTGAAACCAAAAGTCTATTCTTGGTTGATAGTGGCGGTATTTTCCGCTCTGCAAATACAATTTATCTAAAAGATCCAGCCTACTTAAAACAACTTTTAGTATCAAAAAAAGGTGACTTTAACTATTTGTTAAAGCAAACCATGTTTAATCCTCCATTTATTCCTAAAGAGTTCCTTCAAGCTCAAGAAAAGCTGATGATTAATCAGGCGCCTCAAACGCAAAAACTGGTTGATCAGCTTATTGCACTCAATAAAGTCTACACGCCAGATTCATTTGCAGTTCTTACCAAGACAATCGATGCACCAACACTGATTTTATGGGGCAAGCAAGATAAGATTATTAACGTAGAAGTAGCAAGTGAACTAAAACGACTTTTAAAGAATGCCCAGCCTCCAGTTATTTTAGAGAATGTCGGCCATATGCCAATATTGGAAGCCGAGCAGCTGGTTATTCAACAATATGTACCGTTTTTACTGAAAGTAGAAACAAATCAGTCTTTAAAAACGACTACACCTTAAATAAAACTTCGGACTTGTGAGACCTTATGTCTACCCAACCGCTTATAGAAAAACTCATTGAAGCTCATCTTGATTTTTTAGATGAGGAATTTGCTCAGCCCCAAATTATTCAACAAGAATTTGAGCAATTTTATCATTGGTTGGGTAGTCGGCAACTACAACACCTCTGGACCTTTGAACAAATCCAGCAGCTGATTCAAAAACAGATTTTAGAAACTCCTGCTTCTGATTTTCTGCTTGAACAAATTGCAGAACATATTCGCTTTGCACTTATTCATCCAGCCAATGAAAATACAACAATTGAAGATGTTATTCCTGTTTTAACAATTGATGGAATTGCGCAATACGTTGCAAGTAAAGAAGAGCATCGTAAAAAAATCATTAAAACGATTGTGAATAATCCTGCATTTTCAGCACTCTTGACTCAATTGATTCAACAAACAATGCATGATTACTTAGATGAATCTATGTCAAAACGTGTGCCGGGTGTAGGCCGTTTTATGAAAATGGGGAAATCTGTTCTAGAAACAGTGACTGATTCAAATCTAGATGACACGATTAATCATTATTTGCAAAAGAATATTTTAAAACTAAGTCAAATGAGTGAGCGCGTTTTAAACCAACATTTTGACAATGACAAGCTCTATCATTTTCAGGCAAATGTTTGGCATAAAGTTAAATCTATGCCACTTTCTGTCTTGAAAAACTATGTAGAAGTTCAAGATTTATCAAAAACTGTAGGTTTAGGACACGAGATTTGGGATCACATTCGTCAAACTGATTACCTCAAACAACAAGTCCATGATGGTGTTTACACGTGGTATGTTCGAAATCAGGAACGTAATTTTGACTTGCTACTGCGTGATCTCAATATTAATGAAAGTTTAATTCAACATGAACTGACTCAGTTGCTTGTGCCTGTATTACAGCAATTAGTTACAACGGGACATTTAAGACGTCGTGCTCGCGTGTATTTAGAGAAATTTTATTATTCTGAAAAAGCATTAAATATTATCAATAACAAAGGCGCTTAAAGCGCCTTTGTTATTTGTCTTGATTAGAAAGAATATTTTAAAGAAGCGTAATAAGCTCGACCTGGCTCATTGTAGGTTTGGCTGATCGAATTACTGTCTCTTAAAATTTGTTTATCAAACAAGTTACTTACGCCAACACGCGTACTAATATTGTCTGAAATTTTATAACCAACATTAATTCCAGCAGTACTATAGCTTTTTACAGTACTTGGCTTAATCGCAGAATTTGTTCCACCTGAACCAATGCCCGATTCGAGTCTATTTTCAGCGAACTGGCGAGATTTTTGACGGCCATATTGAGTGAATACAAAATTCACATCTAACTGATCTGTAATGTCGTAATCAAAAATCGAGTTAATCGTATAATTTGGCACTAAAGATAATGGGTTACCCGTTTGCTTATCTTTCGAGTCCATCATGTAAGTAAAGTTATTGGTCCAACGAATATCGCCAAAGTCTAACCCCAAACTTCCTTCAAAACCTTGAATTAATGCTTTAGGCGTATTTTCCCAGCGTAAGATATTCCACTTGGTATTGGTCACAGCTCCTGTATTTGCATTGGTGCTTGAACCATCAACTGTTCCGACAACATTTGTACCGGCCACAATCTTATCTTTATAGTCGTTACGGAACCAAGTTAAGCTCGCATTCACGATATCTTTTTGGAACTGGATACCGAGCTCTTTGTTTACCGAAGTTTCTGGTTTTAAATCACCATTACCTTGCAACAAGCACCGTGACTCAATATTGGCCGGGCAACCATTGCCGTTCGTACTGAGTAAGTATCCTTCGGCATTTTGATACATGTTTGGTGCTTTATACGCTTTTGCTACCCCACCTTTTAAAGTGAAATAATCATTGAGTCTTTGAGTAATGTTTAAGCTTGGGCTCCAGTTAGAACCAGATTTGCTGTGATCATCGAAACGCAAACCTATTACGGCATCAGTGCTGTCGGTAAGTTTTAAGTTATCTTCGATATATGCAGAAGCAATACGTGATTCCATTTTACTGCGATTGCCTTTAGCTAATTGATCGCCGTAACCTGAACCGCTACTGTCTGCTCCCTGATTTGTCGAAATATTATCTTTAAATCTGTCTTCAACCCATTCAGTACCGAGTGTTAATACGTGTGGTACATAATATTCAAAAGGAATATTGGCTTCACCATTTAACCGAAGAGTTTCTAAGCGTGAAGTGGCTTTGTCATCCAGATTATTAATTTTTCCTTCTGTGCTGCCGCCCAGACCTTCAGGAAGACGTTTATTGTGAGTTTTATCATATTGAGCAACTAACTTACTTTTACCCCAAGACCAATCCCCTTCATGCGTTAATGCATAACTATCGCGGTACATGGTATTGGTTTCTTTACCAATAAGTTCCGAAAGAATCGCATCTGCTTCAGCATTTGCATTTAACTGAGAGTCACCAGAATAAATATTACCCTGTTTGCTAGAAGATACATCAAGTAAGACAGTTTGTTGATCTGTTGCCTGCCAAGCTAAACGGCCTGAAATATCTTTATTTTTAACACCTTCACGGCCAGCTGCGGTACTGCCTATTGATTTATTAATATCGACATCGTCAGCTTCTGTTTTATTGTAATTACCATATAAACGATAAGACAAAACGTCTTTAATCAATGGCCCACTTACGTTAAAGCCAACACGATTTGATGCACCTTCTTTAGAGTCTTCAGGTTGTGAAGTATAAAACTCTAATGAGCCATGGGTTTCATTCGTCACTTTTTTAGTAATGATGTTAACCACACCACCTGCTGCACCCGAACCATAACGAGCTGCGGCTGGTCCGCGTAAAACTTCAATCGATTCGATTGCCTCTGCTGGAACCCAGTTTGAATCACCTCGTGTATCACGCTCTCCTTTCCAGCCATAACGAACTGAATTACGAGAGTTAATTGGTTTTCCATCCACTAAAATGAGCGTGTTTTCAGGCCCCATTCCACGAATATCAATTTGTCTATTATTACCACGCTGCCCCGTTGCACTATTGCCTGTTAAATTAACACCCGGCATACGGCGTACATAGTCAGAAATATCATTACGAACTGGTAGTTTTTCTAAATCTTCTTTGGTAATAACCGACACACCGAGCGATTGCTTCACTTGCTCTTCAGCAGTTACGAAAATTGTTTCCAATTTCACAGGTTCAGCAGGCTTTTCTAATGCTTGTTCAGCTTGTTCTTGCTCATTTTGTGCAGCATAAGCCATAGACATCATACTTGCCAGTACTGAAACAGAAAGCACTGACTGGATAATACGCTTCGACATAAGTATTCCCAATATATTGATTTATTAAACATCTCTCATTTTAAGTTCGGCATTGTAACAAATCTAAATAAAATTACAAATGATATTGATAATAATTATCATTATTTATA
This genomic stretch from Acinetobacter oleivorans DR1 harbors:
- the mtgA gene encoding monofunctional biosynthetic peptidoglycan transglycosylase translates to MKAFIVRVLLIFIGAILLIQLWIFSSLVWWRTHEVDTTMFMRIDYWSDTSEPIVHQWLDYDDISDNFKHAILAGEDAKFIHHHGFDWQGIRFALERNNEEGEVVAGGSTVSQQLAKNLFLYNKRSFIRKGQETVATWMMERMWSKRRILEVYMNSVEFGKNLYGVEAAAHHYYGKSAKSLTREQAAFLAALLPDPKYYQDHRNDHKLQYRKRVILRYMNSTQIPE
- a CDS encoding rhomboid family intramembrane serine protease, with the protein product MTQYQPPHINRKLNVQTWWLTALLIAINVGLFVWQILSGVDISDPAMKDAIHWGADFTPLTFSGQPERLFTSMFFHFGLVHLMLNMWALYIFGNVAESLFGRFYFVGMYLLAGLFGSLLSSYMTIQNGHELLQHFDQSLLPHVSAGASGAVMGLGAALTVLSLFPPLPHQAYILDKKALIMIMAINLIFGFVATGINNAAHIGGMVIGAFLALMWYLSYVSKFKSVLKILGLLGAVIITGGFYMYCVQLNSPLLPLWHEIIIQNPGIIP
- a CDS encoding ABC transporter permease, whose product is MRNLLKPLLLQSFRTGGLYLLIIALSLAISATTALKFSNDQVKNAVSLQASQMLGADLVLSNNEPIEQPWKQRAEQLGLKQTNVTLFSSMAHTQDQFVMVNVKAIEPAFPLRGQLEIAPKTQAIQSGEVWLSQRAADLLKVKRGDIVSIADGTFRFSGVIVRDSNQELGFSGFSPTVIIHQADIAKTHAIQTGSRIDYRLLMSGQPEQIQSFSKQFKQQHQPSKETDEAAGLRLRDASESNSRLLRPLENLDTFLQLANILTILLCGIAIALTSQRYVQQNQDHIALLRCLGASKFQILWAYIGLLCIVSAISIVMGSLLGLVMGYGLLQLMLQLIPQLELSFSLIPLLLGPLPIAIFTSVIVLLGFILPSIWELLNTPPIRVIREEVKSRKSLFFMFFAGISSLIVFSLVLSENLMLSIMVLAAIIVLCILLYTVVWLVLRSLKKMKNRLSFYIRSPSQSALQITALALGLSLITVLSVLRTDLLQRWQQQLPEGTPNQFVYGLPPFDLKPFEQQLKLHGWQSTPLYPNIRGRLVAKNDVPFSEEAIKQNNSLRRELNLTQSNQLPNDNAITKGQAQFNGVGQVSVESKTAESLGIQIGDKLTFSLPEGTLQAKVVNFRSVEWESFSPNFFFIFSPKTLDENAGSYLGSFYVPKQDQPKMINIIQQFSNTVFIDVDRILDEVKRLMNVLVKIVTVLAALVGFSGVLVLIACLNLLMDERRREVALLRSFGLSKNKMKQMLSFEIGFLGLLAGIIACCFAEVISAIASYKMNMAIQWHFEIWLILPLGMMLICALIGRYRLGYLCNLPPLQSLRELNQL
- a CDS encoding ABC transporter ATP-binding protein; the protein is MPQPIIAAHQVTQTIQINQNQFTILKDIDLEIFEGEQVAITGRSGSGKSTLLGILATLDQPSEGEVWLCGQAVHQLTEEQRAQIRMQHIGFVFQSFQLLPQLSALENVMLPLRLRKDFDYKTAEKKALDWLHRVGLSRQVEQTPKVLSGGEQQRVAIARALIAEPQIIFADEPTGNLDGQTAQEIESLLFDLNRELGTTLILVTHDRNLAALCQRHVELDDGRLKTVQGG
- a CDS encoding arylesterase, whose amino-acid sequence is MYKSFLIGSKSIMLISLSMLPMLVSAKTILILGDSISAGYGIDPKQGWVQLLQKRLDQQYPKQHKVVNASVSGETTSGALARLPKLLQTYKPNVVVIELGGNDGLRGQPPQMIQKNLDQLIQLSQKQKAQVILFGMKIPPNYGAAYSKAFENNYKVVSQKYQVKLLPFFLDGVAGQKQLMQNDLIHPNAQAQSKLLNLAYPYIKGAL
- a CDS encoding carbonic anhydrase, whose protein sequence is MPTAQEVLDRLKAGNQRFVNGNSSLAKTLSHHERAEMAKDQNPFAIVLGCSDSRVPAEMVFDQGLGDLFVIRVAGNVVAPSQVGSVEFAAERYDCPVVVVLGHSHCGAIQATIDTLMNPDHPPSSNLMSIVNRVRPSVEILMQTDLKNDLKKLSCHAVRSNVFASVNQLRHGSAVLESLIAKGELIVVGAEYSLETGEVTFFDF
- a CDS encoding alpha/beta fold hydrolase; its protein translation is MTTLFVSTKTTIKKTAIVLALACSLTTITGVFQTQAADTIDINFQNILQQERSWAGLQSKSLKVGEVTWSYSEDGSTAKPTLLLIHGLGGSRDNWNRVARYLTANYHVIIPDLPGSGETLVAQDFDYSVPNLAEKLRRFVEAANLKGPIHIAGHSLGGSIALLYAGQYPFETKSLFLVDSGGIFRSANTIYLKDPAYLKQLLVSKKGDFNYLLKQTMFNPPFIPKEFLQAQEKLMINQAPQTQKLVDQLIALNKVYTPDSFAVLTKTIDAPTLILWGKQDKIINVEVASELKRLLKNAQPPVILENVGHMPILEAEQLVIQQYVPFLLKVETNQSLKTTTP
- a CDS encoding TonB-dependent siderophore receptor, whose amino-acid sequence is MSKRIIQSVLSVSVLASMMSMAYAAQNEQEQAEQALEKPAEPVKLETIFVTAEEQVKQSLGVSVITKEDLEKLPVRNDISDYVRRMPGVNLTGNSATGQRGNNRQIDIRGMGPENTLILVDGKPINSRNSVRYGWKGERDTRGDSNWVPAEAIESIEVLRGPAAARYGSGAAGGVVNIITKKVTNETHGSLEFYTSQPEDSKEGASNRVGFNVSGPLIKDVLSYRLYGNYNKTEADDVDINKSIGSTAAGREGVKNKDISGRLAWQATDQQTVLLDVSSSKQGNIYSGDSQLNANAEADAILSELIGKETNTMYRDSYALTHEGDWSWGKSKLVAQYDKTHNKRLPEGLGGSTEGKINNLDDKATSRLETLRLNGEANIPFEYYVPHVLTLGTEWVEDRFKDNISTNQGADSSGSGYGDQLAKGNRSKMESRIASAYIEDNLKLTDSTDAVIGLRFDDHSKSGSNWSPSLNITQRLNDYFTLKGGVAKAYKAPNMYQNAEGYLLSTNGNGCPANIESRCLLQGNGDLKPETSVNKELGIQFQKDIVNASLTWFRNDYKDKIVAGTNVVGTVDGSSTNANTGAVTNTKWNILRWENTPKALIQGFEGSLGLDFGDIRWTNNFTYMMDSKDKQTGNPLSLVPNYTINSIFDYDITDQLDVNFVFTQYGRQKSRQFAENRLESGIGSGGTNSAIKPSTVKSYSTAGINVGYKISDNISTRVGVSNLFDKQILRDSNSISQTYNEPGRAYYASLKYSF